The Helicobacter pylori genome includes a window with the following:
- the tatA gene encoding twin-arginine translocase TatA/TatE family subunit produces MGGFTSIWHWVIVLLVIVLLFGAKKIPELAKGLGSGIKNFKKAVKDDEEEAKNEPKTLDAQATQTKVHESSEIKSKQES; encoded by the coding sequence ATGGGCGGATTCACAAGCATATGGCATTGGGTCATTGTTTTATTAGTGATTGTGTTGTTATTTGGGGCTAAAAAGATCCCAGAGTTGGCTAAAGGTTTAGGCAGTGGGATTAAGAATTTCAAAAAAGCCGTGAAAGACGATGAAGAAGAAGCTAAAAACGAGCCAAAAACCCTAGACGCTCAAGCAACGCAAACCAAAGTGCATGAGAGTAGCGAGATTAAAAGCAAGCAAGAAAGTTAA
- the argS gene encoding arginine--tRNA ligase yields MHTLIKGVLEEILEEEVIIEYPKDREHGHYATPIAFNLAKVFKKSPSVIAEELALKIRTHEKTQGLFDSVVACKGYVNFTLSLDFLERSTQKALELKEQFGSQAKSEHSQKIFLEFVSANPTGPLHIGHARGAVFGDSLAKIARFLGHEVLCEYYVNDMGSQIRLLGLSVWLAYREHVLKESVTYPEVFYKGEYIIEIAKKANNDLEPSLFKENEETIIEILSGYAKDLMLLEIKDNLDALGIHFDSYASEKEVFKHKDAVFERLEKANALYEKDSKIWLKSSLYQDESDRVLIKEDKSYTYLAGDIVYHDEKFKQNYTKYINIWGADHHGYIARVKASLEFLGYDSNKLEVLLAQMVRLLKDNEPYKMSKRAGNFILIKDMVDDVGRDALRFIFLSKRLDTHLEFDVNTLKKQDSSNPIYYIHYANSRIHTMLEKSPFSKEEILQTPLTHLNAEEKYLLFSALSLPKAIESSFEEYGLQKMCEYAKTLASEFHRFYNAGKILDTPKAKELLKICLMVSLSLSNAFKLLGIEIKTKISAKD; encoded by the coding sequence ATGCACACTCTCATTAAGGGCGTTTTAGAAGAGATTTTAGAAGAAGAAGTCATTATTGAATACCCTAAAGACAGAGAGCACGGGCATTACGCTACACCCATTGCTTTCAATCTCGCCAAAGTTTTTAAAAAATCGCCCTCAGTTATCGCTGAAGAGTTAGCCCTTAAAATCAGAACGCATGAAAAAACTCAAGGGCTTTTTGACAGCGTAGTGGCTTGTAAGGGCTATGTCAATTTCACGCTTTCTTTAGATTTTTTAGAGCGTTCCACCCAAAAAGCTTTAGAATTAAAAGAACAATTTGGCTCTCAAGCTAAAAGCGAGCATTCTCAAAAAATCTTTTTAGAATTTGTGAGCGCTAACCCCACAGGGCCTTTACACATAGGGCATGCTAGAGGGGCGGTGTTTGGCGATAGTTTGGCTAAAATCGCTCGCTTTTTAGGGCATGAAGTTTTGTGCGAATATTATGTCAATGACATGGGTTCTCAAATCCGCTTGTTAGGGCTTTCTGTATGGCTCGCTTACAGAGAGCATGTTTTAAAAGAAAGCGTAACTTACCCGGAAGTCTTTTACAAGGGCGAATACATCATTGAAATCGCTAAAAAGGCTAACAACGATTTAGAACCGAGTCTTTTTAAAGAAAACGAAGAAACGATTATTGAAATTTTAAGCGGCTATGCTAAAGATTTAATGCTTTTAGAAATTAAAGACAATTTAGACGCTTTAGGCATTCATTTTGATTCTTATGCGAGCGAAAAAGAAGTTTTTAAACATAAAGATGCGGTGTTTGAACGATTAGAAAAAGCGAACGCCCTTTATGAAAAGGATTCTAAAATCTGGCTCAAATCTTCACTCTACCAAGATGAAAGCGATCGGGTGCTCATTAAAGAAGATAAGAGCTACACTTATTTAGCCGGCGATATTGTCTATCATGATGAAAAATTCAAGCAAAATTACACCAAATACATCAACATTTGGGGGGCAGACCACCACGGCTATATCGCTAGAGTGAAAGCCAGCCTTGAGTTTTTGGGCTATGATTCTAATAAGCTTGAAGTCTTGCTCGCTCAAATGGTGCGCTTGCTCAAAGATAACGAGCCTTACAAGATGAGTAAAAGAGCGGGTAATTTCATTTTGATTAAAGATATGGTTGATGATGTGGGTAGAGACGCTTTAAGGTTTATTTTTTTGAGCAAACGGCTTGACACCCATTTAGAATTTGATGTCAATACTTTAAAAAAGCAAGACAGCTCAAACCCCATTTACTATATCCATTACGCTAATTCGCGCATCCACACCATGCTAGAAAAATCGCCCTTTTCTAAAGAAGAAATTTTACAAACCCCTTTAACCCATTTGAACGCTGAAGAAAAATACCTGCTTTTTAGCGCTTTAAGCTTGCCTAAAGCAATTGAATCTTCTTTTGAAGAATACGGCTTGCAAAAAATGTGCGAATACGCAAAAACTCTCGCTTCAGAATTCCACCGCTTCTATAACGCTGGCAAGATTTTAGACACCCCTAAAGCTAAAGAGCTTTTAAAAATTTGTTTAATGGTGAGCTTGAGTTTAAGCAACGCTTTCAAACTTTTAGGCATAGAGATAAAAACCAAAATTTCCGCTAAAGATTAA
- a CDS encoding HugZ family heme oxygenase, with amino-acid sequence MLNRIIEHMNAHHVEDMKGLLKKFGQVHHAENVAFKSVDPQGVVIGYNHNQTLRIEFNHEVKDPKDYKNAIIELCQSVEKTHDLKGVEEEVKAFKEGFDSVCLATLHPSGHVVCSYAPLMTDGKQYYIYVSEVAEHFAGLKNNPHNVEVMFLEDESKAKSAILRKRLRYKTNARFIERGAEFDKAFDSFIEKTGGAGGIKTIRTMQDFHLIALDFKEGRFVKDFGQAYDISGDKIAYVGNKGNPHNFAHKK; translated from the coding sequence ATGCTTAATCGTATTATAGAACACATGAACGCTCACCATGTTGAAGACATGAAAGGTTTGTTGAAAAAATTCGGACAAGTCCATCACGCTGAAAATGTCGCCTTTAAAAGCGTGGATCCTCAAGGCGTTGTGATTGGTTATAACCACAATCAAACCTTAAGGATTGAATTTAACCACGAAGTTAAAGACCCTAAAGACTATAAAAATGCGATCATTGAATTGTGTCAAAGCGTAGAAAAAACCCATGACTTAAAAGGCGTAGAAGAAGAAGTTAAAGCCTTTAAAGAAGGCTTTGATTCTGTTTGTTTAGCGACCTTACACCCTAGTGGGCATGTGGTATGCTCTTATGCGCCTTTAATGACAGATGGCAAACAATACTACATTTATGTGAGCGAAGTGGCTGAACATTTTGCCGGCCTTAAAAACAACCCCCACAATGTGGAAGTGATGTTTTTAGAAGACGAGAGCAAGGCTAAATCCGCTATTTTGAGAAAACGCTTGCGCTATAAAACCAACGCTCGTTTTATTGAAAGAGGGGCGGAGTTTGACAAAGCGTTTGATTCTTTCATTGAAAAAACCGGCGGTGCTGGGGGCATTAAAACCATTCGCACCATGCAAGATTTCCATTTGATCGCATTGGATTTCAAAGAAGGGCGTTTTGTGAAAGACTTTGGTCAAGCTTATGACATTTCAGGCGACAAAATCGCTTATGTTGGGAATAAAGGCAACCCGCACAATTTCGCTCACAAGAAATAA
- a CDS encoding YbfB/YjiJ family MFS transporter encodes MRMFVCFLGVFVSNGLARFGYVVLIPLLILSGSLTPHQSFQLGIAVLMGYVFGSFLIQFLSPLMSLESIAKISFGLIALSFLVCYFDSIPFFWLWIWRFIAGVASSALMILVAPLSLPYVKEHKKALVGGFIFSAVGIGSVFSGFVLPWISSYNIKWAWIFLGGSCLIAFILSLVGLKTRSLRKKSVKKEESTFKIPFHLWLLLISCALNAIGFLPHTLFWVDYLIRHLNISPTIAGTSWAFFGFGATLGSLISGPMAQRLGAKEANIFILILKSIACFLPIFFHQISLLNLSIFIMGAATTANINLFSMMALKIAGAKHFAKASSWVVFSFGIFQALFSYLFTIFLGDLGYVLIFVICGVCLVLSFIVLFPIKMQTAIHK; translated from the coding sequence ATGCGCATGTTTGTTTGCTTTTTAGGGGTTTTTGTGTCTAACGGCTTGGCTCGTTTTGGCTATGTGGTTTTAATCCCCCTACTCATTTTATCAGGGAGTTTAACCCCACACCAAAGCTTCCAACTGGGTATTGCGGTGCTAATGGGCTATGTTTTTGGGAGTTTTTTAATCCAATTTTTAAGCCCATTAATGTCATTAGAAAGCATCGCTAAAATCAGTTTTGGCTTAATCGCTTTGAGTTTTTTAGTCTGTTATTTTGATAGTATCCCTTTCTTTTGGCTTTGGATCTGGCGTTTTATCGCCGGTGTGGCTAGCAGCGCGTTAATGATTTTAGTCGCTCCTCTCTCTTTGCCCTATGTCAAAGAACATAAAAAAGCCTTAGTGGGGGGGTTTATTTTTAGCGCTGTAGGCATTGGATCTGTCTTTAGCGGGTTTGTTCTGCCTTGGATCAGCTCTTATAATATCAAATGGGCATGGATTTTTTTAGGGGGCAGTTGTCTGATAGCCTTTATCCTTTCCTTGGTGGGGTTAAAAACCCGTTCTTTAAGGAAAAAATCCGTTAAAAAAGAAGAAAGCACGTTTAAAATCCCCTTTCATTTGTGGTTATTGCTCATTTCTTGCGCGCTCAATGCGATTGGTTTTTTACCGCACACGCTTTTTTGGGTGGATTATTTGATCCGTCATTTAAATATCTCCCCCACTATCGCTGGGACTTCATGGGCGTTTTTTGGCTTTGGCGCTACGCTTGGCTCTTTAATCAGCGGCCCCATGGCTCAAAGGCTAGGGGCTAAAGAAGCCAATATCTTTATCCTCATTTTAAAATCTATCGCATGCTTTTTGCCCATTTTTTTCCACCAGATCTCTTTACTCAATTTAAGCATCTTCATAATGGGAGCGGCCACAACCGCCAATATCAATTTATTCAGCATGATGGCTTTAAAAATTGCAGGCGCGAAGCATTTCGCTAAAGCGTCTTCGTGGGTGGTGTTTTCTTTTGGCATTTTCCAAGCGCTTTTCTCGTATCTTTTTACGATCTTTTTAGGGGATTTGGGCTATGTTTTGATTTTTGTTATTTGTGGGGTGTGTTTGGTTTTAAGCTTCATCGTTCTTTTCCCTATTAAAATGCAAACAGCTATCCATAAATAG
- a CDS encoding CobW family GTP-binding protein has protein sequence MPKIPITLITGFLGSGKTSFLSEYLNQTDHQGVALIINEIGQAALDQRILSVQYCGEKMLYLNAGCVCCNKRMDLVESLKAVLNNYEWRGEILKRIIIETTGLANPAPILWTILSDVFLGAHFEIQSVVACVDVLNAKTHLTNNEAKEQIVFADSVLLTKTDLQNDSVALIKLKERLQAINPSAEIFDKRAIDYESLFSRKNRAHRVILPAKDSHSQGFETLSISFEGAMEWSAFGIWLSLLLHQYGTQILRIKGIIDIGSDLLVSINGVMHVIYPPKHILKDQNGSNLVFIMRHLEREKILNSLKGFKDFLGIKGFETP, from the coding sequence ATGCCAAAAATCCCTATCACGCTCATCACCGGTTTTTTAGGCAGCGGTAAAACGAGTTTTTTAAGCGAATATTTAAACCAAACAGATCACCAAGGCGTCGCTCTTATCATCAATGAAATCGGTCAAGCCGCCTTGGATCAACGCATCTTAAGCGTTCAATATTGCGGTGAAAAAATGCTCTATCTTAACGCAGGGTGCGTGTGTTGCAACAAGCGCATGGATTTAGTGGAGTCTCTAAAAGCCGTGCTCAACAACTATGAATGGCGCGGCGAAATTCTAAAGCGCATCATCATTGAAACCACCGGTTTAGCCAACCCAGCGCCGATTTTATGGACGATTTTGAGCGATGTTTTTTTAGGGGCGCATTTTGAGATTCAAAGCGTGGTGGCTTGCGTGGATGTTTTGAACGCTAAAACGCATTTAACAAACAACGAAGCTAAAGAGCAAATCGTTTTTGCTGATAGCGTTTTATTGACCAAAACGGATTTGCAAAACGACAGTGTGGCTTTAATCAAATTAAAAGAGCGCTTGCAAGCCATTAACCCTAGCGCAGAAATTTTTGACAAGAGGGCGATAGACTATGAGAGCCTCTTTTCACGCAAAAATAGAGCGCATCGTGTGATCTTGCCAGCAAAAGATTCGCACTCGCAAGGTTTTGAGACTTTAAGTATTAGCTTTGAAGGGGCGATGGAGTGGAGCGCGTTTGGGATTTGGCTAAGTTTGTTGTTGCATCAATACGGCACGCAGATTTTACGCATAAAGGGGATTATTGATATTGGAAGCGATCTTTTAGTGAGTATTAACGGCGTGATGCATGTCATTTACCCGCCTAAGCATATTTTAAAGGATCAAAACGGCTCTAACCTCGTTTTTATCATGCGCCATTTAGAGCGTGAAAAAATCTTAAATTCCTTAAAAGGTTTTAAGGATTTTCTCGGCATTAAGGGTTTTGAAACCCCATAA